The following proteins are co-located in the Aquarana catesbeiana isolate 2022-GZ linkage group LG02, ASM4218655v1, whole genome shotgun sequence genome:
- the LOC141126553 gene encoding integrase/recombinase xerD homolog — MDFVQEIGEEPVGGEVRLLLMYYIARKMEEGVSASVVNKNVSGLAFLFKLQGQMDFTKDFWVRQAMRGYRKAWVRQDARRPVTFKILQGVIAQLERVCSSGYEVLLFKVAFLLAFFGAFRIGELVSPSKRVQGGLSYQDVKCEAEVLQLYLRKSKTDQLGRGRIVRVYPVMGSLLCPVGAVREFLGFRPVGMGPFLVHSSGEFLSRFQFGAVFAKCIQGLGLTEKDFSSHSFRIGAATEAARNGLGEETVKRIGRWESKRFQSYVRPNLVISL; from the coding sequence atGGATTTTGTGCAAGAAATTGGGGAGGAGCCGGTTGGTGGAGAGGTGAGATTGCTGTTGATGTACTACATTGCCAGGAAAATGGAGGAGGGTGTGTCTGCATCAGTAGTGAATAAGAATGTATCTGGGTTGGCCTTTCTGTTTAAGTTGCAAGGTCAGATGGATTTTACGAAAGACTTCTGGGTACGGCAGGCAATGAGGGGTTACAGAAAGGCATGGGTTCGGCAGGATGCGAGAAGGCCGGTGACATTTAAGATTTTGCAGGGTGTTATAGCGCAACTGGAGAGGGTGTGTTCCTCAGGTTACGAAGTGCTGTTGTTTAAAGTAGcctttttattagcgttttttggggcttttagaataggggagttggttagcccttcTAAGAGGGTACAAGGAGGGCTGAGTTATCAGGATGTGAAGTGTGAGGCGGAAGTTTTGCAGTTGTATTTGAGAAAATCTAAGACTGATCAGCTGGGAAGGGGCAGAATCGTGAGGGTGTATCCGGTTATGGGTTCTTTGTTGTGCCCAGTTGGGGCGGTTCGGGAGTTTTTGGGTTTTCGCCCGGTGGGAATGGGCCCTTTTTTGGTACATTCAAGTGGCGAATTTTTATCCAGATTCCAATTTGGggcagtttttgcaaaatgtatacaGGGATTGGGGCTGACTGAGAAGGATTTCTCGTCACATTCCTTCAGGATAGGTGCAGCCACGGAAGCAGCCAGGAATGGATTGGGGGAGGAGACGGTGAAGAGGATTGGTAGATGGGAATCCAAGAGGTTTCAATCTTATGTGCGGCCCAATCTGGTTATCAGCTTGTAG